Below is a window of Planococcus rifietoensis DNA.
TGATCTTGAGCATCATGAAGTTGTTAGGTTTCGCATAATCAATAAAAAAACCATTCCAAAATCGACTGATTTTGGAATGGTTTTTTGTGTGCAGTATTATACAGTTGTTTGCCAAATCCTTTGGACATTTCGCGGGTTTACTCCATCAACTCCAAGACCCGTTCTTTCGTCGGAAGTGAAGAAATAGCCCCTTTTTCAGTAACGGCCAGTGCCCCGCTCGCATTCGCAAAAGCCAGCAGCTCTTGGTGATGCTCACTTAATATGGCTTCCAGATTGCCTGGTCCTGCATCCAGACTCAATAATCGGTACAAGAAAGCGCCAGTGAATGCATCTCCCGCCCCTGTCGTATCTTCGACTTTGACTGAATATCCCGCGGATGAGTATTTTTCGTTTTGTACGTACAGATCTGCTCCCTTAGCGCCTTTAGTCAACACCACTGCCAATACCTCCCCTGTGAACAACGAGTTAATGGCTATGGATTCGTCTGCTATGCCTGTGATGAACTCCAGTTCGTCGTCGGATACCTTGACGATATGTGCCTTCGGAATGAATTCCTGGATGGTCTCCCGGCATTGCTTCGGATTGTCCCAAAGCGGCAAGCGCACATTGGGGTCAAAACTGATGATGGCGCCGTGCCTCTTGGCTGCCCCGATCGCTTTCACGTGGGCTTTTTTTATCGGGCTGTCGACTAAATCGACCGAACCGAAATGCAGCACATCGCCTTGCTTGAACCAGTCGGCATCCACTTCTGAGGCTTCAAGAAGCAAATCTGCAGAAGGATTTCTGTAAAACGAAAAGTCCCGCTCCCCGTCTTCCCGCAACGAAACGAAAGCAAGCCCGGTATTCGCTTTTTTTGTCCGTGGAATCTTATCGATTTTCACGCCCGCTTCGGCAAGCCGTTCCAACAGAAAATCACCAAAGGCATCTTGTCCGACTTTGGTGATCAATGAAGCCGTGCCGCCAAACTTTGCGACTGAAGCTGCCACATTGGCAGGCGCTCCCCCTGGCACCCGTGTAAAAGAATCCACATCTTTCAAGGCGATGCCTTTTTGATGGGGAATAAAATCGATCAGTACTTCGCCAATCGAGAACAGATTTCCCATTCGGCACCTCTCCCTTATCTAGCTTTCGCTTCTCAATAGTCCCACTTCACCGCTTTGAACGCAGCCCGGCCGCCTGTCGCAAAAAACCGGATTTCCTGGCTGCGGATATCCGGGAAGATCCGTGCGGTAAACACTTCTTCCCCGTCGTTGACGAAAATCTCCACGGATGATGAATCGACAAACAACTGAAATTTGTAGACGTCCCCGTCCAACTTGCATTTGCGTTCGGTGCCATGCTTGCTGCCGATCACTTTGCCTGATAATGCGCGGTCCATGATGACTTTCCCTTGAACAGCATCGAATTTAATCACCGTTTTTTCTTCCTCACTCGCACGGAATTCAATGCCATATTCCAAGGCATCTCCTCGTTCGAACTCACAGACAAGCTCATACGTGACTCCAGAGAATCCTTCAATCACTTTCTTTTCATCTGACAGTTCCCCTTGCGCTACGGTTTTAGCCTTGCGCAGCGATTGAAGTTCTGGAATTGGCGTCTGGATGATTTTCCCGTCCCGAAGCGTTAATTGCCGGAGGATCGTCAAGCAGTTCGCCCATCCATTGATATCGGTCGGGTACTCAATTTCAGGCAAGCCCATCCAAGCCACCATGAGCCGTCTGCCATGCGGGTCTTTCATCGTATGCGGAGCGTAAAAATCAAATCCGCGGTCCAATTCGATAAAATCCCCGTGAGTCAGTTTGCGCCGCTCTAAATCAATTTTCTCCCCCAGCACATAACCGGCCTGGTAAATATTTTGATACAGATCCCCCTGCGGCTCCAGCCCTTGCGGCGAGAAGATCAAGATGCCCCGGTCATCCATTTCAAAATAATCCGGGCATTCCCACATAAAACCGAAGTTATCCAAGTTGGTGGCCAGTTCTCCCTCGAACTTCCATTCCAATAGATCGGTCGAACTCAGCAGACAAACAGCCCCCGTTTCATCGGTCCGCTGCGCGCCGATGACCGCATAATACCGGTCTTCCACTTTCCATAATTTCGGATCGCGGAAATGCTCGGTATAGCCATCGGGCACTTTATCAAGCACGGATTTTTTCGATTTGATAATATTTCCCTCATCATCCATAAGCGCGATACAGAGATAAGGATGTCTCACAAGATTCTCATCCCGCGTATTGCCGGTATACAGCAAATACAGTTTTCCGTCGTGTTCGACTGCACTTCCCGAATATGCGCCGTGGCTGTCAAAATACTCGTCCGGCTTGATCGCTATGCCGACATTCTCCCAATTGACCAGGTCTTTTGATTTGGTATGGTACCAATACTTCAAGCCGTGAAATGGCCCGAGCGGATGCCATTGATAATACAAATGAAATTCGCCGTTATAAAAACAAAAGCCGTTCGGATCATTGAGAAGCCCGGAAACCGGTTGGATATGAAAAGTTTGCCGCCATGTACAGCTATTGACCCTCAAAATCAAATTGTCTATATCTTCTTGGCTGATCTGATCAAGCCGAATATAACTCTTCCCCCGCGGTAACTCCATTTTTGTCATTTCTCTCATTCTCCTTTTAGGAAAAGCAGAATTTTATATTGACGTATGAATTAAAAAATTCCCTTGCGACCTCCTTTCCCATTAATCAAAATCTCTGGACGGCATCGGTTATACACCACCTAAAACGAAAGCGTTTATTTAAACGAATTATAATATTTTCAGGATATATTTTCAATGAGACTCACTTAAAAAGTCTGATATTTCTGTAAATTTGTGAAAGTAGTGTGTCTTGAGGTTAGTCAGATGACTGAACTGTAGGATGATTTAATTTCATTCAGAATTCCCCACAAAAAAATGGAAGAAAGATGTCGATTTCATCCTTCTTCCTCCGTTGATTTATTGTAGAATTGCGGGTGGTGCTGATAAGTCCTCACATACATAGTTCTTTCTCTTTTTAACAAGCATTTCCATTACTTTAAAATCGGATTTGCCGAAAATTCAATGATTGGAAATTCCGGATTTGCCAAGCCTTCATAATAATCCATGACCGCTTTTTCTTCCCTTGTCAACTTAGTCTTTGAGTTCTTCATGTTTTGAATAGCTGTGTGATCCTGCATATAAACTCCATACCAGTCTTCCTGATCTTCATCATCCAATTCGATTGATACTGTCCTGTATTCTTCTTTCAACAAAGCAAAAGAATCTGCAATTGATTTCTTCGCCGCTTCTTCCCCTGAGCCTTGTGTCATCAGTTTGACTGCAATTAAGCTCTTATTAGCGCCTTCCTGTCTTTCCGTTTCAGTAAAGGCAGGGATGTTGTTTTCGTCTACCCCCATTTCGTCATAAACTGAATTACTGCAGGCAGATAAAAACAGCACAGCTACAAATGAAATAGTAATTAAGCTTTTCTTTTGAATAAACATTAATTCTCCCCCGCACTCTCTAAACTAAAAGCCTTGAAACTGTTCATTAGAACTTTGGCTTTTTCCGTTCTGTTGCTATGCCTTTCTTTTTTACCTACCTTTTTGTGTATATATGATAAACCGTACTAAACCCACTACCGCCTCCATATCCACCTCCGAAATTTAAAGCCTTGGTTTTAAAATCAATTCTGCGATTTCTAAGCTCTTCTAACATAGAAAAGTGTTGATCGACATTTGCCGTTGTATGGTACAACTCCCATTTTGAGAACCAATTAGTAAATATAAATTTCTTCATGGACCTGCCTCCATTCTAGTTTTATAAACCAATTACCCAAAAATTACTTACTCTTATTTTAACAAACAATCTTGTCTCCCTAACACTCGATATGTAGAACAATATATTGCCAGTATGCAGTACTTCAATTATTGCAATATCGGATTTGTCGAAAACTCGATGAGGTTAAATTTCGGACTTCCCAAGCTTTCACAATAATTCATGACCGCTTTTTCTTCCCTCGTTAACTCAGTCGTTAAATTCCTTAAATTTTGAATAGCTATATCATTTAGCCTCTTCTTTAGAAAAAAAATCTATATTCCCCTCCGCTACCCACTGTCTATGGCCTCTAGCCCACACAAGATCTTTCATTTAAATTACGGGTACGGATCGACTTTACTGATAAGGTAGGTATCAATTTCATCCTATAAAAATAAGATTGAATCCTTTTGCTATCTTTTTCATCGCATCCATGTTACCTTTAGTAAGAGTTATTTTTGTTCGGTTCAGATTGAGAATAAATTTTGTTTTTCGTCTAAGGTATTTGAGCAAGGATAGTAACACATTGTGTGGAGATCCACACTAGGAGGCAACAATTATGGAACAAGGTACAGTGAAATGGTTTAATGCAGAAAAAGGTTTTGGTTTTATCGAGCGTGAAGCAGGAGATGACGTATTCGTACATTTCTCAGCTATCCAAAGCGACGGTTTCAAATCTTTAGACGAAGGTCAAACCGTAACATTTGATATCGAAGAAGGACAACGTGGCCTACAAGCTACAAACGTTACAAAAGCTTAATAATAGCTTGAAAAGAGATCCTATACTGTATAGGGTCTCTTTTTTTGTCCTTAAAAACTATCAGAGGGAATCCATTCAAATGCTGCTTCGCCGAGAGCGTAAAATATTGAGTCCCACCATAGCTATCACCGCAAAGCAAAGTAGTAGGCCGATAAAAGTATTCACATAGATTTGAAAAAACAGCCCTAAGACAAGGTTGGTCAGCATTATACTAAATAGCGACCAAAATAATTGCTCATTTCTTTTCATAAAGAAAGTAATAGCTCCAATTGCCAGAGACAGCACAACAATAACCCATATAATCAGATGTCCGATAAAAATCCCCCGCTTCGTATTAGTGACATGCAGAATCAATTAATCCTCATTTATTGACCTGTCTCACCCGACATTTAAGTTAAGAGAGAACCGAAAATCAGTACCAAAGCAATAATCATGGTATTGAGTACAGTAATCACAAAAGCACTTATAGAAACGAGATTGCGTTTGATTTTGTTTAAAATAAACAGAATTGAAAAAACCAAAGTGATGGCTGCTCCAAATAAAATGACATAGATCAGCAAACCGGCTACAACTTCTGACGATGCGTTTGCAATTGGGTCTAGGAAAATCATTAGCAAAGAAACGAGTATGCTTAAAATAAGATAGATAGTATTTACAGTATTTTTAATCTCAATTCCCCCTCGAATTTTCGAGCTTCGTTGTTATCTGCATTATACATTTCTTCCAATTAAAAACATATGATTTCTCAAATTTTTAAAGGAGCTTGAATTTGATCGATTCTAGAAGCGGCAAAATAAGTTCTTAATTACAAATGATATTGATTATTTTCTGTTGGGCATCTTCAGCTTCAGGAACAGGCATAACGACAAACACATGATTCATTTTAGGATACACAAAGGTTTGGATTTCAATTCCTTGCTCCGTTAGTTTTTCGTCCAATTTAACTGCGTCGGGATATATGAGTTCATGTGTTCCGACAAATTGATTAATCTTGCCGAGCCCCGTTAAATCTCCATAAATCGGGCTAATCAAGGGATCTTCTAAACTTTTATCATCAGACCAAATATTAGTGATTACGTCCATTCCCCCGGCCGATAACATCGGATCCTTTTTTTCGTATTTGGGAATAAGGGGATTATCAAGGGTTAGATCGACGGCTGGCGACAACAAAATGATATCCTTCGGTTGAGGCAAATCATCTATCTTTAACAGTTGGGCCAGCCCAAGCGCGATATTTCCTCCGGCTGAATCCCCCATAATTGTTAATTGCTTAGCACTCTCAATTGTCCGAAGCGTCTCTTTGTACAGGCTTAACAATTTCGGATATGTATGCTTGTAATTAAAATGGGGCACTTTGGGATAAATAGGCGCGATGATCTTTGCACCCACTGCCTGTGCAATCTTATCCATCAGCTTCCAATGGAAAGACAAAGGCTGGTTCGTCCACGCTCCGCCGTGCAAATACAGCACCACTTTCTGTTCCCGGGAATTCTGGTCGTTTAAGGTGAACACCTGTATGTCTTCATACATCTCCTCTTTCAACGAGTTGGAAAAGCTCATATTTTCAATCACATACGGTTTGATATTTTCAGTTCCTCTTTGCTGAACGAACTTTGTGGTGTTTTCTACACTGGAAAACCCCTTTTTCGTACCTCGCAAAATTAGGTATTTCTCGAGGATCCGACTCCTTACAGACCGTTTTTCTCCATAAGTTTGGATAACCATTTACTAGCCCCTCTCTACACTGCTTGATGACTCGCTAATATGCTCTTTACTTTCTGCTTCCTGAATCTATAAATAGTCAATCTTGATAAGTTATTCTACCTCTATCAAGAAAGCATAATTTCCATCACCCTGATTCCAGTCAGCTATTACATGGTATACATATACGCCACTTTCATTTGGCACTTTAATTCTTTTATTATTTACCTCAACCATTTTCGAATTATGTTCATCGAGCCATTGCTCTAATCTTAGATTTTCCGGTTGGTACCCTATCGGAAATTCAATTTCAATTTCGTCATTTTTGGACACTATAGATGGGGCATGTGATTCTGTCATGTCGATTGGAGAAGTATGAATGGTATCTACACACTGCGCAAGCAACATGGCATCCCAGCAATATGACCCTTGTGTTGTAGGAATTCCCCTCTCTCCTACTGAAATTTTCGGAGTCGGCGGTTCTAAACGAAATGGTTTAACAATAACTATTGCTATGATTAGAATCCCAACAACTATAAACACTGACCTTTTTTTCATATATCTCGTCCCCCTTTTGTACAATAATAGACGTTTATATTTTTACAAAGTAGCAGCATTCACTTTAACTTGAAAATTTCACCATCGACAAAACCGTTCTTATAACTACACGTTCCTAGTTGAAAAGGGATAGAAGTTATTGAACCAATCTTATTTTCTATCTGTTTTCATTTAAGAACTTTTGATGATTCCTCAACTGTAAATTCTGTTTGTAATATTTTCCTGATTCAAGCCTAACAAGGTATTTCAAAAAAGTTGAACATAATTTTTCACACTGGCAAAAGGACTCCCAATCATTTGGAAGTCCTTTGTGCTCTTTTTAATACTTTCACCGTTGATACTTACATTTCTCCACTAAATATAAAAGATAGGCAAAGAATATATAAAATACCTAATGGAACAGATAATAAAGAAATATATTTAATGAACCCTTTTTCTTTTTTAACGAAAGCAATTATTCCAAGTACTACACCTGCTATATAAATAGCGAAACCAATGGGTATGGCTAGCATCGACCACTTCCCAAAAGTCATATTGATAGGTGGAAAAATCATGTATGCAATAAAGATTCCTATGACCACTAAAAAGAGTGAATACTTGCTGTATTTTCTATTCATTTTTATGTCCTCATTCCGTCAGTAAAATAACAAATATGCTTATTCTACGAACCTAAAAAACTTTGTCTTGTCATAGGATACGTTCAAATATTCGTGGAAGTATCTTTTAATAAATAAAGGAAAGGAAGAAACACATAGCTAAAGCCCTTCCAATAAGTAGTCATATATAAACTGAGAAGGAGATTCAAAACCGGCTAGATTGCATTCAACTCTTTCCATTCGCGAATGTCCGTGAAATGTTCAGCCAAGCGGTTCGCTTGGTCTGTGACACTTTCGGGATAACCCAGAATTTCCAATAGCTTAATAGCGTTCCTTGTTTCAGAAGATCCTTCATGGATTTTATAATCGAACAGCACTTCACCATTCTCGATCGACTCCCTGAAATGATAATTGGTATACACATTCCCCGCAATTTCCGTCAATTCAATATCGTGCGAAGCAATAATGTTCATGCCTTTATTGACCGACAGCCATTCCATGATAGCTGCTGATGCGGAAATTCGTTCAACTGTATTAGTTCCTTTTAGAATCTCATCAACGAAAGAAATAACAGGTTTCTTTGCCTTACACAACTGGACAATTCGTTTCAGCGACTTTATTTCTGCAATAAAATAACTGTCCCCATCCAGTACGTTGTCTTGGATCGCCATCGAGGTCACGATATAACTAGGTTTCATGGTCCAATTTTTAGCCAATACCGTATGTATTGTTTGTGCCAAAATCGCATTGATGGCAACCGCTTTGATATAGGTCGATTTTCCGGAAGCGTTAGATCCTGTAATCAATACGGTCTTACCTATTGTAGAAGAATTCGTTACCGGTTTATCTAGAAGTGGGTGGGCCATGTCTTCAAACGACAACTCTTCTTTGTCGACAAACTGAGGCAAGGTATAAAAAGAAAGTGACTTTCGATAAAAAGCGATCGCAATCGCGGCATCCAGTTCGCCAATCGATTCCCATAATTGTCGATAGGCGTTCTGATGCGTGACGATCGCTTTCACGATTTGATTATAGGAAATAAAGTCGAGTAAAAAAACAATCCGGAAGTATTCAAAGAAAACATCAAAATCGCCACCGGTATTTGTTCCAATGGATAAGACCTTGCCAAAGAAAGAAACTTTTTTCAGACCTTTCCCTTCTTTTTTAAAAATATCACCAAACACCGAAAATCGAGGATGACGTATCGAAGTCAAACTCCTCCCTGTATTCACGATGGCAGCTACGTATGTAATAGAATGCAAATCATTTTCCAGCATCTTTTTATTACGGTAATAGATCACAGCGTTTATAACTAGCGAGCTTGCCAAACTGACGATTCCCACCTTTAAACTAAAGGACATCAACAGCACTGAGAAAATGGGCAAACATGCAAGAAGCACGTACATGTATGCGAACTTGATTTTGTGGTCGCTGAAATTGTAAAAGTAGGAGGAAGTGTCCGCATAATTGCGTTTTCCAAGACTGGATAAAATAAGAAGGACTTTTTCTCTTAATCCATCATCCTTCGCCATGAGAGTATAAAGTTCTTCTTTGGACTGAAGGCCATCAAGCTTCGGATCAATGTCCCGTAATTGGTTGAATAAATATTCTGAGCCCACACTGGTTTGGGTGTAATTCATCTTATTAAACACCTGATCCATCCCTAAGTCGTCCCAGGTGATTTGATCGACCCCTGCATAAAATTCTGAACGCTCTTTATTGTTTCTCCAATAGGATGACACGGATTGAACATCTTCTTTTATCGCAATATATGTTTCAGTTTCCCACTCTTGCCGGATTTTCTTAAGTTTCCGCCGATTTCTCGTTAAAAGTTGATAAGTAATGAGACAGACGACAAATAACCCCATTAATATAAACGGACTTTCCATTTCAGCACCTCTTCCTCCTAATTTATACGGCTTTTCTTCCAGAAAGTTTCAATAGGAGAGGTATAAATTTCCATAATTCATCCATATTCATGCAGTAGTAAGAATCTTTCATAAAAGTACACTGAAAACAAAAAAGAGAAGGTGCTCATGGCCAGCACCTTCTCAAACGTTCTTAAATTTAGTTTTGTGGACTTCCGTTTAATCCAAAGTATAACCTTCCGATGACCGTGTGATATGTAAACTCCTACCCATTCAGAAATACGATCTCAAAACCTTAGATTATAGCCTTTTGAATGTAACTTAATTGCCATTAAATTTCATTCAGAATTAAGAAAGAGCTTTCACTAAATCCCTCTTTTTTGAAAAAATGAAACTTTAAAGGAAGTTGATTAGTATAGTTAGTGTAACTAATTGAACAATAAGGAGGCGACTTCATGTATGGTGTTGAATCTTCTTTTTCGCTAGCTTTACTTCTCATAGTTGCCATTTTCCTCGTAATGCTAGCCTTATTTAATGCCATCATGCGAAAGTGGTTAAGAGTCGAAAAACCAAAAGCATTCTCCAATAACCATGTAAATGATAAGCACAAGAAAATCGATTGGAGCATCCGAATTTTCGGTATCACTATGATGGTAGCAGGATATTTTATTAATGTGACGAGGCTTCCTCAAGAACCTTACTTGCTCCTGGAACCATGGTTTTTGTTGTTGGTATTCCTCTTTGCCACCGAAATCGTAAGAGCAATCATGGAACGCAAATATGCGAAGAATCCTAATGCCTATCTTTATACAATCAGCCAACTGGTTTTTCTACTTATATTTCTCGTCTCATTATTTACAACTGATTTTTTTGGTTTTTTATAACCAATATAACTAACCCTTCTACTGGAATGCGAATGTAACTTAATTGCTATTAAGTTATATTCAAACTGAGCAGAAGAACTCCTTAGGATTTTTTTAGAGAAATGAAATTTGTATGGAGAAAAAAGGTATATGTAATACTGAGTGAAATATTAAAAATTAAACTACATAAAATTTCATAATTGGATTAAGGAGATTAAAAAATGAAAAGTTACTTAATCTATATTTTTCTAATAATCGTAATTACTATAGCTGCCATTGATACCTAAGGGCAGACCGACAAAACTATCATGTACGGCATAGCTCTTGTAAGCACAATAGTTTTAATAATTATAAAAGCAACAGAGAAAGAAGAAGGAGAGTAGCAATTGCTACTTTCCTTCTTTTAAATAATCAACTATCCATAGTTGATTATTTCCTTGCTTAATTCTAAGCGGTTAATGAAAAAGACAAACAAGAGAATCTCTTATCTACTCTTTTGAATGTAACTTAATTCACATTAAGTTACATTCACATTAGATGAAAACCTTAATCAAGATAATAAGAATCCAAGATATTGTAGAAGATAGGAATTAAAAAAGCACCTGCAATACAAATAAGGGCCGCTATTTTCGCTTGTTTTCGCAGGCGATCCTCATCGCTTTTTAAGTACTCGAAAAAGTTAAAAGTAAAATAAAAGCCAATAATAAGCAAAACCACTGATAAAATTTCCAACCACCTCTGTGTTTCTAGTAATCCTAAATTAAACAATTAAATTTCCTCTTTTCACTTTTAGATTTAATTTTTATTTTAGCTAAATTGAATGTAACTTAACTGCACTTAAGTTACATTCACACCCTCAACTTTATTGTCTATTTCCCAACTAACTCCGCTGTCCACTCTTTGAACCAATCGGGTGGTAATTTCAATTTGGTGAGGTCCATTTTCATAAGCTGTTCACGTGAATAAAACTCGTACCAATATAAATCCCATTGTGCTTCAATATCCCGTGCAATACCAAAAGCTACTTGATCCTGGTCGTCTAAATCTTCTTCATCCCAAGCCATCGTTAAATTATCGCACCACATAAAAAAATCAACTTGAGGAAATTTGTTTTCTTTCTTGCAAATCGTATCTAAAAGAGTCTTAAGATTTTCATATGAATAGGGACGATTGATGCTGGTCTTATTCAAATTCCACTCCACAACAAAGTCCTCCTCTTTTAATACGGTTCATCAGCAGAAATTTTAATGATTTTCATTTTTTACTAATAATACCATATTGGAAAGTGGAGAATTATAATCGAAAGAAAATTTATCAGAAAATAACCGTTCGTAAAAGTACACCTTTACGAACGGCCTTGAATTTTCTTATATTTTTTTGAACACTTATGACTCTCCGCTATTCTACAGTTTAGCAACTTATTTTAGCTTGAAATCCAAGCGGCTGTGGCCGAGAAGTTTTCCCCCGTCCCGCCATAAGTATTGAATTGAGTATTGGTTTCCAAGGTCTTGTTCGGCAACTTCAATGGTTATTGAAGAACTGTCAGATGAGACAATTTCTTCACTTACTTCTTCTTCGCCGCTGTCTAACTCAATCAACCTAACTTCGCTCGGCTTCGGCTCCATCATTTCCCAGTCGATTACAATGCTGTCGCCCACTTCTGCATCTCCAGAATGAACGTCAGACACCTCATAGCCCCTATCAGGAGTGCAATTGTTCCAACATACTTGAGAATAGGCGTGATCGAACGTCTCACCATTTGACTCAGCGGAACCTATTTTTGTAATCGAAGGCATTTCCATATATGTGTACTTTGGCAGCTGTCCGGCATTCTGTCCTGGTGCTTCTTCGATAACGATATTCCCTACATATTGAGCTTCATCAGCTCGATTGATGAACTCCACTTCTAAAACATAATTCCCTTCGTTTTGCGGAAAGCGAAATTCTCTCGAATCGTTAAGTTCAAGCTTCATTTCTTCTCCGTCTTTCCATAAGGCCGCCGTAATTGTCGGATCGGTCCAAATGTCTCCGCCGTTCTCTTCATTCTCCTTGAAATCAAAAGAAGCCGGCTGGTTTGGCGAGACCGTAGTGACTTCCTGGGATAAACCAAAATCTTCGATATCATCTATCGTTTCCGTGACTTCTCCAGTCGATGAACTCCAACTGATATTGGCTTGTGTTAAAGACATAGGTTGTCCCCGCAAACTATCATCTGCCAGTAAATAGGCTCTTGGAACACCAACGTCATAATCCTCGGCTAAACATCCTGCCAGCATAAGAATTGACAGCAGTACAGAAACGAGTATCAACACTTTTTTCACATAAAGCCACTCCTTGCATGGTTTGAACTGACAATCTCCCTGTCTCTCGGTTATGAAGAATTGAATAATGAATGAGCCTATGCACTACAGGTTTTCGCATGGCTAAAATTTTGAGCTCTTCAACGATTTAAAAATTCTTCCTTAACGATTTGTTTGAAATACGGTTTAAAATCCACTTGGACACTGATCACCGTTTCTTCATTTTCCGTAATCAGCAAAACGCTTGAGCGATCATTTTGGTCAGCGAGAATTTTGAATTTATTGACTTTCTTCAAGTCCAATAAAGAAAGCATTTTCCCTGAATCGCTTTTGCTCACTTGAATAAGAACCTCTTCCGAAGCTGGAGAAATATGCACTACAAAATCCTCTTCCCCGTTAGTGAATCGGTAGACCGCTTCTTTGTAATACATCGGCATTTCTTCCGTATCATCAGACAGCACCGGCTCACTTTCGAATAAAGACAGCAGTTCCAGTTCAGTTGGAA
It encodes the following:
- a CDS encoding carbohydrate kinase family protein: MGNLFSIGEVLIDFIPHQKGIALKDVDSFTRVPGGAPANVAASVAKFGGTASLITKVGQDAFGDFLLERLAEAGVKIDKIPRTKKANTGLAFVSLREDGERDFSFYRNPSADLLLEASEVDADWFKQGDVLHFGSVDLVDSPIKKAHVKAIGAAKRHGAIISFDPNVRLPLWDNPKQCRETIQEFIPKAHIVKVSDDELEFITGIADESIAINSLFTGEVLAVVLTKGAKGADLYVQNEKYSSAGYSVKVEDTTGAGDAFTGAFLYRLLSLDAGPGNLEAILSEHHQELLAFANASGALAVTEKGAISSLPTKERVLELME
- a CDS encoding glycoside hydrolase family 32 protein encodes the protein MELPRGKSYIRLDQISQEDIDNLILRVNSCTWRQTFHIQPVSGLLNDPNGFCFYNGEFHLYYQWHPLGPFHGLKYWYHTKSKDLVNWENVGIAIKPDEYFDSHGAYSGSAVEHDGKLYLLYTGNTRDENLVRHPYLCIALMDDEGNIIKSKKSVLDKVPDGYTEHFRDPKLWKVEDRYYAVIGAQRTDETGAVCLLSSTDLLEWKFEGELATNLDNFGFMWECPDYFEMDDRGILIFSPQGLEPQGDLYQNIYQAGYVLGEKIDLERRKLTHGDFIELDRGFDFYAPHTMKDPHGRRLMVAWMGLPEIEYPTDINGWANCLTILRQLTLRDGKIIQTPIPELQSLRKAKTVAQGELSDEKKVIEGFSGVTYELVCEFERGDALEYGIEFRASEEEKTVIKFDAVQGKVIMDRALSGKVIGSKHGTERKCKLDGDVYKFQLFVDSSSVEIFVNDGEEVFTARIFPDIRSQEIRFFATGGRAAFKAVKWDY
- a CDS encoding cold-shock protein, with the protein product MEQGTVKWFNAEKGFGFIEREAGDDVFVHFSAIQSDGFKSLDEGQTVTFDIEEGQRGLQATNVTKA
- a CDS encoding alpha/beta hydrolase fold domain-containing protein encodes the protein MVIQTYGEKRSVRSRILEKYLILRGTKKGFSSVENTTKFVQQRGTENIKPYVIENMSFSNSLKEEMYEDIQVFTLNDQNSREQKVVLYLHGGAWTNQPLSFHWKLMDKIAQAVGAKIIAPIYPKVPHFNYKHTYPKLLSLYKETLRTIESAKQLTIMGDSAGGNIALGLAQLLKIDDLPQPKDIILLSPAVDLTLDNPLIPKYEKKDPMLSAGGMDVITNIWSDDKSLEDPLISPIYGDLTGLGKINQFVGTHELIYPDAVKLDEKLTEQGIEIQTFVYPKMNHVFVVMPVPEAEDAQQKIINIICN
- a CDS encoding MutS-related protein is translated as MESPFILMGLFVVCLITYQLLTRNRRKLKKIRQEWETETYIAIKEDVQSVSSYWRNNKERSEFYAGVDQITWDDLGMDQVFNKMNYTQTSVGSEYLFNQLRDIDPKLDGLQSKEELYTLMAKDDGLREKVLLILSSLGKRNYADTSSYFYNFSDHKIKFAYMYVLLACLPIFSVLLMSFSLKVGIVSLASSLVINAVIYYRNKKMLENDLHSITYVAAIVNTGRSLTSIRHPRFSVFGDIFKKEGKGLKKVSFFGKVLSIGTNTGGDFDVFFEYFRIVFLLDFISYNQIVKAIVTHQNAYRQLWESIGELDAAIAIAFYRKSLSFYTLPQFVDKEELSFEDMAHPLLDKPVTNSSTIGKTVLITGSNASGKSTYIKAVAINAILAQTIHTVLAKNWTMKPSYIVTSMAIQDNVLDGDSYFIAEIKSLKRIVQLCKAKKPVISFVDEILKGTNTVERISASAAIMEWLSVNKGMNIIASHDIELTEIAGNVYTNYHFRESIENGEVLFDYKIHEGSSETRNAIKLLEILGYPESVTDQANRLAEHFTDIREWKELNAI
- a CDS encoding DUF4181 domain-containing protein, with translation MYGVESSFSLALLLIVAIFLVMLALFNAIMRKWLRVEKPKAFSNNHVNDKHKKIDWSIRIFGITMMVAGYFINVTRLPQEPYLLLEPWFLLLVFLFATEIVRAIMERKYAKNPNAYLYTISQLVFLLIFLVSLFTTDFFGFL